In the genome of Perca fluviatilis chromosome 4, GENO_Pfluv_1.0, whole genome shotgun sequence, one region contains:
- the setmar gene encoding histone-lysine N-methyltransferase SETMAR, producing MSIDRRVDLSNGLEDVPVLIEWSIAVRKFPEFQYSPDNIQGPGCTIDPREVTFPGCSCLSRSCFPENCSCLQTHGQAYDTTGTRLNLSRTNSGYCSPLFECNALCTCSDACSNRVVQRGLRLRLEVYSTEKRGWGVRTLEAIPHGTFVCEYAGEVISFEEARRRQLAQRAEENNYIIGVREHAGTGSVTETFVDPAMVGNVGRFLNHACQPNLFMQPVRVHSVVPRLALFAGRNIDAQEELTFDYSGGYSNQPPVELLSTQSDAVAQASRADGLQRKECHCGANHCVQFLPLDLSIIN from the exons ATGAGTATTGACAGACGCGTGGATTTGAGCAATGGCCTCGAGGATGTTCCTGTTCTAATTGAGTGGAGTATAGCCGTAAGGAAGTTTCCTGaatttcag TATTCCCCAGATAATATTCAGGGACCAGGATGCACTATTGACCCCAGGGAAGTCACCTTTCCTGGATGCTCCTGCCTTTCCCGCTCCTGCTTCCCTGAGAACTGCTCCTGCCTGCAGACACATGGGCAGGCGTACGACACCACCGGCACGCGGCTGAACCTTAGCAGAACGAACTCTGGTTACTGCTCACCTCTGTTTGAGTGTAATGCCCTTTGCACCTGCAGTGATGCCTGCTCTAACCGGGTGGTGCAGAGAGGGCTAAGACTCAGGTTGGAGGTTTACAGCACCGAGAAGAGGGGCTGGGGAGTGAGGACGCTAGAGGCAATTCCACATGGGACGTTTGTGTGCGAGTATGCAGGAGAGGTGATCAGTTTTGAGGAGGCCAGACGCAGACAGCTTGCCCAGAGAGCTGAGGAAAATAACTACATCATCGGCGTAAGGGAGCATGCAGGTACAGGCTCCGTCACTGAGACATTTGTGGACCCTGCCATGGTGGGAAACGTAGGCCGCTTTCTCAACCACGCCTGCCAGCCCAATCTGTTCATGCAGCCAGTCCGTGTGCACTCTGTGGTtcctaggctggcgctgtttgCTGGACGGAACATCGATGCACAAGAGGAGCTGACGTTTGACTACTCAGGAGGATACAGTAACCAACCTCCTGTAGAGCTGCTGTCCACACAAAGTGACGCTGTCGCACAGGCCAGTAGGGCAGATGGACTCCAGAGGAAAGAGTGCCACTGTGGTGCCAACCACTGTGTTCAGTTCCTTCCATTGGATTTATCTATTATCAACTGA